One window of the Vigna radiata var. radiata cultivar VC1973A chromosome 1, Vradiata_ver6, whole genome shotgun sequence genome contains the following:
- the LOC106763630 gene encoding MLO-like protein 6 isoform X1, whose amino-acid sequence MASKVYERTLEETPTWAVAVVCFVLLAVSIAIEHLIHGIGKWFKKKRKNALFEALEKVKGELMVLGFISLLLSVLQDQISKICVSKHVASTWHPCENPKSSTTTSEDESEDIQINYRKLLQLYDSIPRRVLATKGYDKCAEKGKVAFVSAYGIHQLHIFIFVLAIFHILQCIITLGLGRTKMRKWRAWENETKTIEYQFYNDPERFRFARDTTFGRRHLSPWSQSTISLSIVSFFRQFFGSVNKVDYLTLRHGFITAHLAPGSDARFDFQKYIERSLEEDFKTVVGISPVIWFFAVLFLLTNTHGWYSYYWLPFIPFIIILIVGAKLQMIITKMGLRITDRGEVVKGAPLVEPGDDLFWFNRPRLLLFLIHLVLFQNAFQLAFFSWSTYEFSLHSCFHETTADIVIRLTMGVIIQVLCSYVTLPLYALVTQMGSTMKPTIFNQRVASALKNWHNTAKKQVKSSKPTTPLSSRPSTPTYGMSPMHLLQKHLAGRSDSAQTSPRTSNYENEQWDIEGSPSKSNHAAGEETQMQVMESGSSSAPELPTSSQLEIRVSSSEFSFEKRHLGAETRSEDDSFY is encoded by the exons ATGGCATCCAAAGTTTATGAGCGAACTCTTGAGGAAACTCCAACATGGGCTGTTGCAGTTGTGTGTTTTGTGCTGCTTGCTGTTTCAATCGCCATAGAACATCTTATTCATGGTATTGGAAAG TGGTTTAAGAAGAAACGAAAAAATGCTCTATTCGAAGCGTTGGAGAAGGTCAAAGGAG AGCTTATGGTGCTAGGATTCATATCCTTGCTCTTAAGTGTTTTGCAAGATCAAATTTCAAAGATCTGCGTGTCGAAACATGTTGCATCCACGTGGCATCCTTGTGAGAACCCAAAGTCCTCAACTACTACATCTGAGGATGAATCTGAGGACATTCAGATAAATTATAGGAAACTGCTACAACTTTATGACTCTATACCAAGGCGTGTTCTCGCGACAAAAGGTTACGACAAGTGCGCTGAAAAG GGAAAAGTTGCTTTTGTTTCAGCATATGGGATTCACCAGCTGCATATATTCATCTTTGTGTTAGCAATATTTCATATCCTACAGTGCATAATAACACTGGGTTTGGGAAGAACCAAG ATGAGAAAATGGAGGGCATGGGAAAATGAAACCAAGACCATTGAATATCAATTTTACAACG ATCCTGAGAGGTTCAGATTTGCAAGGGACACAACATTTGGAAGAAGACACTTGAGTCCTTGGAGTCAGTCAACAATTTCCTTATCCATT GTTAGCTTCTTCCGACAATTCTTTGGATCAGTCAACAAAGTGGATTATTTAACATTACGACATGGATTCATCACG GCGCATCTGGCACCGGGAAGTGATGCAAGATTTGATTTCCAAAAGTACATCGAAAGATCACTTGAAGAGGATTTTAAAACTGTTGTGGGAATAAG CCCAGTCATATGGTTCTTTGCGGTGCTATTCCTTCTGACAAATACTCATG GGTGGTATTCTTATTATTGGCTTCCATTCATCCCATTTATT ATAATCTTAATAGTGGGTGCTAAACTTCAAATGATAATAACAAAGATGGGACTGAGGATTACAGACAGAGGAGAAGTTGTCAAAGGTGCACCTCTGGTTGAACCAGGAGATGACCTGTTCTGGTTCAACCGTCCACGCCTCCTCCTCTTTTTGATTCATCTCGTGCTCTTTCAG AATGCTTTTCAGCTGGCATTTTTTTCTTGGAGTACT TATGAATTCTCCCTACACTCTTGCTTCCACGAAACAACTGCAGATATTGTCATTAGACTTACAATGGG GGTTATCATACAAGTTTTATGCAGCTATGTGACACTACCTCTATATGCTCTAGTCACACAG ATGGGTTCAACCATGAAACCTACCATCTTCAATCAGAGAGTGGCATCAGCACTGAAGAACTGGCACAACACTGCCAAAAAGCAAGTAAAAAGCAGTAAGCCAACCACACCATTATCAAGCAGGCCATCAACGCCAACCTATGGTATGTCTCCTATGCATCTGCTGCAAAAACACCTTGCTGGTAGAAGTGATAGTGCACAAACATCTCCTAGGACATCCAACTATGAAAATGAACAATGGGATATTGAAGGATCACCTTCCAAAAGCAACCATGCAGCTGGTGAAGAAACTCAAATGCAAGTTATGGAGTCAGGCTCAAGCTCAGCACCAGAATTGCCTACAAGCTCTCAGCTTGAAATCAGAGTTAGTTCATCAGAGTTTTCCTTTGAGAAGAGACATCTTGGTGCAGAGACGAGAAGTGAAGATGATAGTTTTTATTAA
- the LOC106763630 gene encoding MLO-like protein 6 isoform X2 gives MASKVYERTLEETPTWAVAVVCFVLLAVSIAIEHLIHGIGKWFKKKRKNALFEALEKVKGELMVLGFISLLLSVLQDQISKICVSKHVASTWHPCENPKSSTTTSEDESEDIQINYRKLLQLYDSIPRRVLATKGYDKCAEKGKVAFVSAYGIHQLHIFIFVLAIFHILQCIITLGLGRTKMRKWRAWENETKTIEYQFYNDPERFRFARDTTFGRRHLSPWSQSTISLSIVSFFRQFFGSVNKVDYLTLRHGFITAHLAPGSDARFDFQKYIERSLEEDFKTVVGISPVIWFFAVLFLLTNTHGWYSYYWLPFIPFIIILIVGAKLQMIITKMGLRITDRGEVVKGAPLVEPGDDLFWFNRPRLLLFLIHLVLFQNAFQLAFFSWSTYEFSLHSCFHETTADIVIRLTMGVIIQVLCSYVTLPLYALVTQMGSTMKPTIFNQRVASALKNWHNTAKKQVKSSKPTTPLSSRPSTPTYGMSPMHLLQKHLAGRSDSAQTSPRTSNYENEQWDIEGSPSKSNHAAGEETQMQVMESGSSSAPELPTSSQLEIRSHLESEA, from the exons ATGGCATCCAAAGTTTATGAGCGAACTCTTGAGGAAACTCCAACATGGGCTGTTGCAGTTGTGTGTTTTGTGCTGCTTGCTGTTTCAATCGCCATAGAACATCTTATTCATGGTATTGGAAAG TGGTTTAAGAAGAAACGAAAAAATGCTCTATTCGAAGCGTTGGAGAAGGTCAAAGGAG AGCTTATGGTGCTAGGATTCATATCCTTGCTCTTAAGTGTTTTGCAAGATCAAATTTCAAAGATCTGCGTGTCGAAACATGTTGCATCCACGTGGCATCCTTGTGAGAACCCAAAGTCCTCAACTACTACATCTGAGGATGAATCTGAGGACATTCAGATAAATTATAGGAAACTGCTACAACTTTATGACTCTATACCAAGGCGTGTTCTCGCGACAAAAGGTTACGACAAGTGCGCTGAAAAG GGAAAAGTTGCTTTTGTTTCAGCATATGGGATTCACCAGCTGCATATATTCATCTTTGTGTTAGCAATATTTCATATCCTACAGTGCATAATAACACTGGGTTTGGGAAGAACCAAG ATGAGAAAATGGAGGGCATGGGAAAATGAAACCAAGACCATTGAATATCAATTTTACAACG ATCCTGAGAGGTTCAGATTTGCAAGGGACACAACATTTGGAAGAAGACACTTGAGTCCTTGGAGTCAGTCAACAATTTCCTTATCCATT GTTAGCTTCTTCCGACAATTCTTTGGATCAGTCAACAAAGTGGATTATTTAACATTACGACATGGATTCATCACG GCGCATCTGGCACCGGGAAGTGATGCAAGATTTGATTTCCAAAAGTACATCGAAAGATCACTTGAAGAGGATTTTAAAACTGTTGTGGGAATAAG CCCAGTCATATGGTTCTTTGCGGTGCTATTCCTTCTGACAAATACTCATG GGTGGTATTCTTATTATTGGCTTCCATTCATCCCATTTATT ATAATCTTAATAGTGGGTGCTAAACTTCAAATGATAATAACAAAGATGGGACTGAGGATTACAGACAGAGGAGAAGTTGTCAAAGGTGCACCTCTGGTTGAACCAGGAGATGACCTGTTCTGGTTCAACCGTCCACGCCTCCTCCTCTTTTTGATTCATCTCGTGCTCTTTCAG AATGCTTTTCAGCTGGCATTTTTTTCTTGGAGTACT TATGAATTCTCCCTACACTCTTGCTTCCACGAAACAACTGCAGATATTGTCATTAGACTTACAATGGG GGTTATCATACAAGTTTTATGCAGCTATGTGACACTACCTCTATATGCTCTAGTCACACAG ATGGGTTCAACCATGAAACCTACCATCTTCAATCAGAGAGTGGCATCAGCACTGAAGAACTGGCACAACACTGCCAAAAAGCAAGTAAAAAGCAGTAAGCCAACCACACCATTATCAAGCAGGCCATCAACGCCAACCTATGGTATGTCTCCTATGCATCTGCTGCAAAAACACCTTGCTGGTAGAAGTGATAGTGCACAAACATCTCCTAGGACATCCAACTATGAAAATGAACAATGGGATATTGAAGGATCACCTTCCAAAAGCAACCATGCAGCTGGTGAAGAAACTCAAATGCAAGTTATGGAGTCAGGCTCAAGCTCAGCACCAGAATTGCCTACAAGCTCTCAGCTTGAAATCAGA AGTCATTTGGAGAGTGAGGCATAA